atatattgtattggttaatagtaataataagatgaaaaaaatattgattaaataaattttaaattacgtGGATAGGCAGTTAATTTTGCTATAATCACACATAAACAATCTCTCTTAGAACTAATGAGTTGTTtaagtattgaaaaaaaaaactcaaattaatattattctaaACATAATTTGTGAATCATACTCTACAACTTCaatataactataattattatgattaaatcACTTATTATAAGTagcttaaattatatattaaaatattacatgCATATATAGCATGTTAATTTTGGGTACGTACGCACGTAACtgagaatatataaattaatgaacGATATTTTAtaacgtgtatatatatatatatatatatatatatatatatatatatatatatatatatatatatatatatatatatatatatatatatatatattcttatactTTTTACTTGCATATATGGTTGAAgacatataattattatatatccaAAGGTTGCAATGGCAGTTGCCTGGTATATGTCTTCCCACTCCCTAGGTAATGAAGAAATTCCATATCAACTAAAAAGTTCTGAGGTTGGAGAAAATCAGGTAAACAAAATACATATatgtttaataatatataacagAACAACAACATCTATTAAAATTCAtctccaaaaagagagagatccatacatattttaatttaattaggatAAGGATGGATCAAAAGCACAACCTTTAAAAATAAAGGTCAACTTACAATAGAGGAAACATGAGATTGCAGACACCGACAGATTTAGGCATTTGATACGGAATGGATATAGCAAATGCCTAGATTTAATTTATCTGGACCAAAAGAGTTAAGAAGCAGTCCAATTTATTGAGAACCCACTTAATCTAATTAATCCCAATCAAAAATCAACCGCTAACCGAAGCTTACTAACTAATTAGACCAAcccaaataaatttaacaaaataaacccaaaagaaaaataaatgaaatatacaaataaaaagtaaaaatatcacaaaataaaaaaatcctcaaTATTTAGCGGGATAAAATTTCCTAAAGCATTAACATGTGTCTTAATAAAACTCAGaaatattaagttaaataatttagtaatgaaaatatgtttttttctcacaaaaaatagttttaattcttaaaattagtaaaaataaattattttaattcttatttttcacttccctaagaatttaaatgaaattttcgTAATTTTGAGTATTAAATGAATTGACATTCGTATTTTTAGAATTTGATATAATATAATGTGCTGCTACTCGTTTAATGATGGTATGGTTTTACTTTATTTGGGATAGCAACCTGGATAATTCTCTTCCAATAGGGAGTGGTGACAGGTAAAGCTAAATATAACTGTAGCCAAGAGCttctttcaataataataataataaaataaaataaaataaaaaccctTACCTGCGTCGATTAAGCCAAGACCTATTTTTGACTGATAAATGGCTCTCATGgacaatacaatttttttgtcaattatttCTTCAACAAGCCTTTGAGACTTCCGATCATATACCTAATgtcagaaataaataaatattaaaatacaagaTTGATGGGCAGATAAACCTCTCAttagctaataaaaaataaaaaagcttttttttattagtggagAAATAAATAAGACAAAACAGAATCAAAACAAAGACAAATTCCGAATTAGCAGATTCGTTTACAGAATCGCAGACCATAAATCCAATAGATAGTGCGCCTGGCAAACCAATGGCAAATaaacttcttaaaaaatattcttttataaatctttcaaaattaattattaattataaaatacataagtcatttttatttcaaatattttatttacactAGCAGTTTTAAGTTTGAATGAACGGGTAAAGTGACTTACACAAGATGGGAGAAGGTGGGATCGCTATTTGATGGACCGATTCTAGAAGTTAATGTAGACAAACAAGACGTTTGGAAATTAGAATTTTCatgttaaaataacatttaaagaaaagagagaataaaaaacagaaagaaaaacaaggtaATGATGACAAATGTCTTGCATTTAAATGTCATTATTAGATAGAATAaataatggaaagaaaaaaatgaaggaaaaaagatAAACCAATTCATCTGTAAAACCAAACTAGTAAAAACACGATTGTAATACAATTGAAAActggttaaaattgatttaaaactgATTCCACACTTAGAAACTGGTTCTTAACCAGTTTATCAGTCAAAACTGGTTTAAAATTGTTTCTACACTTAAATCAATTTAGTACCCATTCAAAACCACTTTGGAACTGGTTCACCGAAACTGAATTGGTTCAATAAATATAATCTGGTTTCGCATAGTAAACTAATCCAAAAAAGTGGTAtaatttggtttggtttttattttgcCATGCATAGATCTACATGTGACCTCTAACTAGTTTTTAATCTTGataattcatatattattataatctaGACTTATAGTTCTCATTTGACACAATAACCAAAATGCTCACTTGATTTTTTAAGTTGTCATGTAACCACTAATTAACTTTTAATCTTACTATTTATGTATGGTATGATCAAGATTTATTATTCTCTTATGCTTAAAATAAGATTTACTAATTAACTTGTAATATGAATTCATTTGTATGCCTATACTCAATAGTTTAAGCTTTGTGATAGTTGGTTCATGATATGCTATTAAAGATCTGactgattaaaattaaaatttcaaaaccaaaactAAGTTTCATACAAACTGAAAAcagattttattcttattatttttacgGGTTCATTAAGAATACAACAtcgttataaaattttattgaaaattagtgcATTGTTAACATTCTATATTacacttttttataataaaaaatgacttttaaatctttagttattattattattagatgaaAGTGGATTGATGGGAAATATAAAGTTGTAAGGTTACCTGTCATGATATAAAGTTGGAAAGCCtaactaaaaaatatcatcatttttcatGCAGAGGGCATGAGAAAATTAAGACTACTTAGGCCGTGGATGAATTTTTGGGATTGAATTTTGAGCATTTCTTCCTGTTATATTAATTAGCTGAACAACAATCACGTATATATTATGGACTAGACAGACGAATTGGCTCTCGTCACTAGAATTCACTGTCTATATATAATGAATCCAATTTGAATCAGTGGTAGACTCATATCATAGCACATGAAAAATATAGATGCTATTCTAGGGAACAAAACAACTTTTGAATGTaatcaaatatcaaatacaTCGACAAGTCATCAGTCACTAggtgaaaaaaatcaattcttcTAAAGCCAAATCAAGATCAACTAACAAGGAATTAAGTTGAAGGAAGAAATATCTCAGGCTCTGGCTGAATAGGTTCATCCAATCCAGCTTTGCTAGCATCCGTAATTTCAATTGATGatatcttgaatcttgtttcACCAGCTCCCTCAATGTGAACTTTTTTTGGAACACAAGCAACAATTGCTGCAGGAAGTGGTGTAGTAGGCTTTGCAAATTCAGCTATAAATTCTAACACCTTGGCACCAACAAAATTGACCTTAACCAGAAGACattttaagtaaatgactaGAAGGTACTAGTTATGTTTTTATAACTtgcaacaatttttttcctaagatgacttttaaacatattaaatttaatttaaaatataatataaaatatttagtacACTTTGTTTAGTTTGTcaataaaaattgagaaaatgacacaacaaatgaataaaatacCAGAAATATAACATGATAAAGGAACattcaaaaacaacttaaaaattCTTAAAGTAAAATCAATACAGTTGACAATGATGTAATAGTAtcctaaatattttctttaactagGACACTAATGAGCTACAAGAAAACAATCTAAGCTAGAACGAAAGAAACTAAAACGTCATCTTTAGCATGGAAGGAATGCACAAATCATTATGCAAAGGGAAAAATAATCAATCTCTCTTGTCaggatattaaaaaattaacttctaGCAAAGAGATATCTTCACAAAACTTCACATCAGCTCATGCCTCAAACAGAGGCTTCTAAAGTTCCACTTACAAGTTGtcatgataataaaaaagatcCAGCAACAGTAAAAAGGGAAGGGCTTTTCTATGTAATTTAGCAATCTGCACAAGGTCCAATGGCATCAATGAAATTACCTCCTCAAGGGTAACTGCCCCAGCAACAGCAAGTAAACTTTCATGCCCTTGTCTCTTGTCCATAACTTTATGTCCAAGAGCATCAGTTTCCATGATAAAATCCAAGTTATCAACAGAAGATACATTATCAATGATGGTTGCTAGGTGTTCACTATCTTTCAGAAGGGCATCTAAATAACGAGTTAATTCACCCTGGGTAACCCCAAAATCTTTAAGTCTCCGAACCTGTATCACACATATTTACATTACATTAGACTCTTGTCATAGAAAGAATTAAGTAAAGGTAGGCTATCATTCAAGCTATTTGAAacctaaaataatattgtttttgttatgCAACCCAAGACCCAAAAGGATCCTAGGAACATTAGTAAATCAtaagagtaaaagaaaaaaaaatcataaacttcaTGTTAAGTATGGCATGCCATTCTTTTTCAATTCTAGAAGTAAGAAACTTTGGGTGGAAAGCTATATGCAAGCATCAATAACAATAAGCTGTGAGTAAATGCCAACCTAGAAGTACCATATCCATATTCACTCTACTGAGCCCTGTCAAGTAGAGTCAAAACCAAAGCATAAGACCTAGATCAGATGAAACACCACCTTaaagcaaatatatatatatatatatatatatatatatatatatatatatatatatatatgcatttgtaCAAAAGTGGAAGAGGCTTATATAGCAATGGCATGGAATAAAGCAAAGTCTTGTTCCCAAAAGCTTCTCACGTTTTTTACTTCCTAGGAAAGCAACATGTTCAATCATATGTGTAATTCCTTGCTCGTCCTCCTCCTCATCTATTGATCCTACGTGAACTTCCAAATGTGCTTCGAACCTAAAATTAAATCACTTGATATTAAGTAATTAGCAACAACAAGCACATTCTAGAGAAACTGCAGTGCATACATGTGCACACAGCCCATTTTGAACTTGTTATCATCGGTATATGCAGCAAAACAATGTTTAAAAGAGAAAACATAAAACTATATGACATTTGACTGTAtcaattttattagaaaattttctAGAAGTAATGTGATTGAAAACTAAATTATTCACTTCAAAGTGTTGATGTTATACATACATTTAAACTCAGAACACTATTCAAAGAcacattttaaaacaaatgcaTTTATTTCACAATTAAAAACTACGAATTGCTAAGATAACATTCATGTAGAAACAACTACTGATGAACAAGAGAGTAAGGCACTGATGTGAGGTGCCTCAAGCAAGTAAACACCATGTGTGTGCATTCGAGATATCTaaatatctttctttttatctatGAATTTGATCATTAATAGGGTACAGTAACAAAGTCAAGGATGACAAATCAGCAAATCTTCATTGAAACTAATCCTAGTTTTGGaatcaattcataaaaatgGTTAAAAAATCACCTTTTTGGTGGAACCTTATTTGGCAAAATGAGATCAAAAGGGGATAATGACACACCCCTTATccctttttttatcagtatcacAAATATTTACCTGAACTATCTCATCAAAAGCTGATGCACAAACACTGGAATCTTGTCTTTAGGAAGGATCCAAAGCTGTTCACCAATCTTAGCTGCCATTCTCTTTATCACACTACCACCCTTTCTTAAAACGCATCCAACTTGAGCAGTAAGAATAAGTGGCctcaaaaaaaaaggaagaagatttATTACTTTCTTCATCCCCTTCGGTTGTCTCCTCTACTCCCTCAACCATCATCTCGAAAATTAGGGATATAGCTTCGCAAATAGCTGAATTCCCCTTTCCACTCTTCGAATCTTCTACAGAACAATACTTGCTCAGACTCTTCGAGTTTCTCTTTAATCTCCAAAATCTTCTTTTCTGTTCATTGTCGAATAAGCCACCATAAAGCGCTAAATCCTCGTTGTCGTCTTTGTCGTTGTCGTTTTCGAGAGATTGCGGCGTCACCGGAGAAGCAGTGGCAGTGGAGTGGTGTTGTGCGGTCAAGCCGCCAACTTCGACCCGTGAAAGAAGTAGAAAACAAGTTGGCCGGGAACATTGACCCATTAAAACAAGCTTAAAAGAACAACGTGCCTGTCAAGGTGCAAAGGAAGTGAAGAGGGTAGGCTAGGGTTCGAGTCCGGTTGGTCAAGGTGCAAAGGAAGTGAAGAGGCTAGGGTTCGAGTGAATAGGTAGTGGGTGCGACAAATGCGAAAGGAGAGCGCGAGAAGGTTTCAGACGCACTTTgtgctttttttagttttgatttacaacgattatttaataaaaatcggCGTAAATTTCATTAAACAAAACATTTTAAGGC
This genomic interval from Glycine max cultivar Williams 82 chromosome 5, Glycine_max_v4.0, whole genome shotgun sequence contains the following:
- the LOC100778685 gene encoding stromal processing peptidase, chloroplastic — translated: METDALGHKVMDKRQGHESLLAVAGAVTLEEVNFVGAKVLEFIAEFAKPTTPLPAAIVACVPKKVHIEGAGETRFKISSIEITDASKAGLDEPIQPEPEIFLPST